A DNA window from Molothrus ater isolate BHLD 08-10-18 breed brown headed cowbird chromosome 2, BPBGC_Mater_1.1, whole genome shotgun sequence contains the following coding sequences:
- the RAB20 gene encoding ras-related protein Rab-20 produces the protein MKKPDGKVVLLGDMNVGKTSLLHRYMERRFQETVSTVGGAFYLKQWGPYNISIWDTAGREQFHGLGSMYCRGAAAVILTYDVNSLQSLTELEERFLALTDSASADCIFAIVGNKVDLSDDCTLAPDENRPGKSGASCGSKVRKQVRAEDAIALYKKILKYKMLDEKDVPAAEKMCFETSAKTGYKVDYLFETVFDMVVPIIIRQKAEGPPQTVDITDYKPAKRTKSGCCA, from the exons ATGAAGAAGCCGGACGGGaaggtggtgctgctgggggacaTGAACGTGGGCAAGACCTCCCTGCTGCACCGCTACATGGAGCGGCGCTTCCAGGAGACGGTCAGCACCGTCGGCGGCGCCTTCTACCTGAAGCAGTGGGGGCCGTACAACATCTCCATCTGGGACACCGCAG GACGGGAGCAGTTCCATGGCCTCGGGTCTATGTACTGCAGAGGAGCGGCTGCTGTGATCCTCACGTACGACGTGAACAGCCTCCAGAGCCTGACAGAGCTGGAAGAAAGATTCTTGGCTCTGACAGACAGTGCAAGTGCTGACTGCATTTTTGCTATTGTTGGAAATAAAGTTGACCTCAGCGATGACTGTACTTTAGCACCGGATGAAAACAGACCCGGGAAGtctggtgccagctgtggctcaaAGGTGCGAAAACAAGTCCGTGCAGAGGATGCAATCGCGCTCTATAAAAAGatactgaaatacaaaatgctAGATGAGAAGGATGTTCCAGCAGctgagaaaatgtgttttgagaCCAGTGCAAAGACAGGATACAAGGTGGACTACCTGTTTGAAACTGTGTTTGACATGGTAGTCCCAATAATCATACGGCAGAAAGCTGAGGGGCCACCGCAAACCGTAGACATCACGGACTACAAGCCAGCCAAAAGGACAAAATCAGGTTGTTGTGCCTGA